One window from the genome of Moraxella nasibovis encodes:
- a CDS encoding two-partner secretion domain-containing protein — MNRFCYRVIFSKSLGRLVVVSEKTRSQGKSDNSSMAGSMPAASSPVGFGLKTLTLSLLLGLGMTAHATTVIADPSADKSLQPIVLPTASGVVSVNIATPNDKGLSNNHYSQFDVGSTGLVLNNNRKATNTQIAGFVAANPFMARGEASTILNQVNSNHPSHLGGFIEIAGQKADVIIANPSGLVVNGAGFINAGNVHLAAANSQVHQGQLTGYEVGVGNIAVNGKLNLQNTDYAALITKTAQINDEIYAGNVLDVILGENQVSLQNGDFTKLNATNKQTSVSSASQTTNKEQRGVALDISSLGGMYAGKIHLIGTDKGFGVNNQGGITANGKGVQVGTGTLTLDAQGNLINTGILSAKDKLAVSTHNHSVQNDGTLLSEQADITINTKDLESAGTIHSTQTTAIDAADTLNNQGSIYGGVLQITTGKLDNTGKLIQTGTGSLHISTDTLTNSNKAVIGQSLYEQTTLDAPSTPSSDQSAGTIGSDSKDNTTANTANSSNTVTPATTDTAQSIPVPSADGFITAKSLTNTNDEALITATGDISITANQTKNTHQASIDAQTLNTKTLANTDSKIALGDINWQLTSFDNSKGDISAKDGMVIDSESTIINAEGSLTSGGDMTLIAKDNIINQGGSITAREQADIAAKELQNGGSITADTLTITQEVGYTHTDDDKLIANNLTLTTAGKLVNQSQLTANQDLTLNASHIDNAQTGSMTSGHLAQITSQTNITNQGLINSENTRIKAKNTIDNLAGGRIYGTHLAITADTLNNTPAKASDTDSHHTAPVIAARERLDIGVNTLNNNPNPDRAGKFNENFDSQALITSLGSLHIGGSLDDKHQAAGKAQTVVNKGATIESGGEMVVNTKTLLNTNADFKKHKVEVVEESVRGQTLYRNREQSGAAPVIQKSTNTDDLGNKPMAGLFDCPEGSDCIINYGNDSAIWSYFKIEPPKESIPSIKAQDLLDEPDLPENETAESCALAEASNQACTQYNEALVNYTKVMGPLLKWEEDNAASIEALNSAIREYNRQFVKDKSDVDLALNIYTTDEAYLGPTSKKGAPTGALYVKQANGSDQRVGEEIDEITVDFVVYEDKTLTSDPARMVAGNDLIIHGDTLINDKSQITAGHGFAVIGDTVMQTPDNGLYGEKTKVTENGRYVSRTVESSAAGRRHKRVDIGSGSFVQSFAPLATYELPILNATINTTPSSTGIDKPATGNDASTIIKDVGDDTITLPTSALYIINADDPNQPLVQTDAAFTDYKQWLGSDYMLKALQSDPNHIHKRLSDGYGEQQRIKDQYYLLTGRHINTDYRSNEEAFKQLMDNGITHAKQFGYTLGTALTPEQMANLTTDIVWLVKQSITYTIKDKDGNTITKTEEVLVPKLYLRSANIATGALTPDGRYSAVSARSVNMQLTGNLDNNGNVIAKDTMSIKANNVNNTGTIYGNFVAVTADNTIANHGTMYANSAMSLDAGNQIINQSLTTTQTNTQGQSHSSNTATTRIATISVGEGLKDKTDENGEPLTTLSLRGNQIIYQGATSDNAGGNTQMTAKNGIDIGTVTVSNHISAVADDNNYFKYSQTTDVGSNITSAGNTIIRTTGEYADINIQGSSVQSEGVTAVKATGDVRMGEGRQTQSVESESLHTNRRLTGSKTERSSFEQHSSTSIKNQVGGNQVVISGVNTTLMATEVLADGDILVKADKQLSIGSTADSLSSHSSEQTTKKGIFTTAPASVTLGKQHTRQENSHEQVTYTGSLVGTTGGNIRLEAGDGVDVINSDIIAQKDETDANTGNILFKAQAVNITSQNIQSSNESHFLQKTTGVTAGVSSSVVSDVQSIESLKDAAQDTDSRRAKLMGTLAAASKIRTLNQNLQDGKLGSVRAQATIGSQSTKSDSHSHQETNDAANIHADGNLIFDVSGKGADSTLTITGSNITAQENLYNRVEGDVIYQASTQTSTQDSQNSSKGWGAGVYASANLGTDGLSSNSAGFTANANRAKGSSQEIATTHTNTQVTVGGTTVNDIGGSLILDGANLDTTYLTGTVGGDLIVKSRQDSYQYTHDQKQMGGSLDVSFQGVPQSASINGGKTDIDASYKQVTHQSGIKTKESTLSVQGMGKFTGGYLITDAGKNQTQFAQGIQTQDIENHLSYEGDAISVGIGIGADTSSPDGKAKPALQGLGYGTIDPVNKTSTTHSAITDQAGLSHINTENFNRQEVQDELNQIITNDFDKEQAAKELNAQTVITTEFGREIPKQIGDYAQDKELELLAQGNIEEAKKWAEGGIYRVALHTAAGLLATGTIEGTLSTGAVASIAPTFNKLQAKLTEKLTEQGLDEDTAKNISNSALTLLIMGVGASTGLDTSSTAYAVNTDVNNRQLHPTEKELAKSLFEKAKREGLKTADGEEYTLEQFEDALRLANHRGYGETYMSNIHESYFQSGRGAAKVIISADNEDLLEDFDLKNPYRKWSLLNQSTKDGVTTFNLIQNLGSLHKPDENLIRFIKVNDIQNDYSWTDGWVQPYRPTVVNTYVPNKIQAPIYPEYAKDANNAMVMNPDNPMIVSCAIHNTRYCREMNQKGMEGLSNTSHFMPGIMSIPLRIVTEPLAIATKIENEGFGKTVVGLGVSAATERVVRTPQTSAIVDQIGTNDAITNAIYDSCISQNVRGEQKHECK; from the coding sequence ATGAACCGTTTTTGTTATCGTGTGATTTTTAGCAAAAGCCTAGGCAGACTTGTGGTGGTTTCTGAAAAGACAAGATCGCAAGGCAAATCCGATAACTCAAGCATGGCCGGTAGTATGCCGGCTGCGTCATCACCTGTTGGTTTTGGTTTAAAGACTCTTACACTATCACTTCTGCTTGGGCTAGGCATGACCGCCCACGCCACCACCGTCATCGCTGATCCATCTGCCGATAAATCACTACAACCCATTGTTCTGCCTACCGCCAGTGGTGTTGTCTCTGTTAATATTGCTACCCCTAATGACAAGGGTCTGTCTAACAACCATTACAGCCAGTTTGATGTCGGCAGCACAGGCTTGGTTTTAAATAACAACCGTAAAGCGACAAATACCCAAATTGCAGGCTTTGTGGCAGCCAACCCTTTTATGGCTCGTGGCGAAGCTTCTACCATCTTAAACCAAGTCAATTCAAACCATCCAAGCCACTTGGGTGGTTTTATTGAAATTGCAGGACAAAAAGCCGATGTCATCATTGCCAACCCGTCAGGGCTTGTGGTGAATGGTGCTGGCTTTATCAATGCAGGTAATGTCCATCTGGCAGCGGCAAACAGTCAGGTTCATCAAGGGCAGTTGACAGGTTATGAAGTTGGTGTAGGTAATATTGCTGTTAATGGCAAATTAAACCTACAAAACACCGATTATGCCGCTTTAATTACCAAAACTGCCCAAATCAATGATGAGATTTATGCAGGTAATGTATTAGATGTTATTCTAGGTGAAAACCAAGTCAGTCTTCAAAATGGTGATTTTACCAAGCTTAATGCCACTAATAAACAAACCAGTGTATCATCCGCCAGTCAAACCACCAATAAAGAACAGAGGGGCGTTGCCCTAGACATCTCATCTTTGGGCGGTATGTATGCTGGTAAAATCCATCTGATTGGTACAGATAAAGGCTTTGGGGTCAATAACCAAGGGGGCATCACAGCAAATGGCAAAGGCGTACAGGTAGGCACTGGCACACTGACCCTAGATGCTCAAGGCAATCTTATTAATACTGGCATACTGTCTGCCAAAGACAAACTTGCCGTTAGCACCCATAATCATTCTGTCCAAAACGATGGCACGCTACTGAGTGAACAAGCTGACATCACCATCAATACAAAAGACCTTGAGAGCGCAGGCACCATCCACAGCACTCAGACCACCGCTATTGATGCTGCCGATACTTTAAACAATCAAGGCAGCATTTATGGTGGTGTTTTACAAATCACCACTGGTAAGCTTGATAACACAGGCAAACTTATTCAAACAGGCACAGGCAGCCTTCACATCAGCACAGACACCCTAACCAACAGCAATAAAGCCGTCATCGGTCAAAGTCTGTATGAGCAAACCACCCTTGATGCACCAAGCACGCCCAGCAGCGATCAAAGTGCTGGTACTATTGGTAGTGATTCTAAAGACAATACAACAGCCAACACTGCCAACTCATCAAACACTGTCACACCTGCAACCACAGACACAGCTCAGTCCATCCCAGTACCAAGTGCTGATGGTTTTATCACAGCCAAATCTTTGACCAATACAAACGATGAAGCACTCATCACAGCCACAGGCGACATTAGTATCACCGCCAATCAGACAAAGAACACCCATCAAGCATCCATTGATGCACAAACCTTAAACACCAAGACTCTTGCCAACACCGACAGTAAAATCGCTTTAGGTGACATTAACTGGCAATTAACCAGCTTTGACAACAGCAAAGGCGATATTAGTGCCAAAGATGGTATGGTGATTGACAGTGAATCTACCATCATTAACGCAGAGGGTAGTTTGACAAGCGGCGGTGATATGACACTTATCGCCAAAGACAACATCATCAATCAAGGTGGTAGTATCACTGCAAGAGAGCAAGCAGACATTGCTGCCAAAGAATTACAAAACGGCGGCAGCATCACGGCTGACACGCTGACCATCACCCAAGAAGTGGGCTACACTCATACGGATGATGACAAGCTCATTGCAAACAATCTTACGCTAACCACCGCTGGCAAGCTGGTAAACCAAAGCCAACTGACTGCCAATCAAGATTTGACACTGAATGCCAGTCACATTGACAATGCCCAAACAGGCAGTATGACAAGCGGTCATCTTGCACAGATAACCAGTCAAACTAACATCACAAACCAAGGCTTGATCAACAGTGAAAACACACGCATCAAAGCCAAAAACACCATCGATAACTTGGCTGGTGGCCGTATCTATGGCACACACCTTGCCATTACTGCCGACACCCTAAACAACACCCCAGCCAAAGCCAGTGATACCGACAGCCATCACACCGCCCCTGTGATTGCAGCCAGAGAGCGTCTGGATATTGGTGTTAACACATTAAACAACAACCCCAACCCTGACAGAGCGGGCAAATTTAACGAAAACTTCGACAGTCAAGCCTTAATCACAAGCCTAGGCAGCCTGCACATCGGCGGCAGTCTTGATGACAAGCATCAAGCTGCAGGCAAAGCACAGACGGTTGTTAACAAAGGAGCGACCATCGAATCTGGTGGGGAGATGGTGGTTAATACCAAAACCTTATTAAACACCAATGCTGACTTTAAAAAGCATAAGGTTGAAGTGGTAGAAGAATCCGTTCGTGGGCAAACGCTGTACCGCAACCGTGAGCAATCAGGGGCAGCTCCTGTCATTCAAAAAAGCACCAATACTGATGATTTGGGCAATAAACCCATGGCAGGATTGTTTGACTGCCCAGAGGGTAGCGACTGCATCATCAACTACGGCAATGATTCTGCCATCTGGTCGTACTTTAAAATTGAGCCACCCAAAGAGTCTATCCCAAGCATTAAAGCTCAAGATCTGTTAGATGAGCCTGATCTGCCAGAAAATGAAACCGCCGAAAGTTGTGCGCTGGCAGAAGCAAGCAACCAAGCTTGCACACAGTATAATGAAGCATTGGTCAATTATACCAAGGTCATGGGTCCTTTATTAAAATGGGAAGAGGATAATGCTGCATCCATCGAAGCGCTAAATTCAGCGATTCGAGAGTATAACCGTCAGTTCGTCAAAGACAAAAGCGATGTGGATTTGGCATTAAACATCTACACCACCGATGAAGCGTATTTGGGTCCAACCAGTAAAAAAGGTGCACCGACTGGTGCTTTATATGTCAAACAAGCAAACGGAAGCGACCAACGCGTTGGTGAAGAGATTGATGAGATCACTGTTGACTTTGTGGTCTATGAGGATAAAACCCTCACCTCTGACCCTGCTCGTATGGTGGCAGGTAATGATCTTATCATTCATGGCGATACCTTAATTAATGATAAAAGCCAGATAACTGCAGGTCATGGCTTTGCTGTCATTGGCGATACTGTCATGCAAACACCTGACAATGGCCTGTATGGTGAAAAAACCAAAGTCACGGAAAATGGTCGATATGTCAGCCGCACGGTTGAGTCATCTGCTGCAGGTCGCAGACATAAGCGTGTGGATATCGGCAGCGGCAGCTTTGTACAATCCTTTGCACCACTAGCAACTTACGAGCTCCCCATCCTAAATGCCACCATCAATACCACGCCAAGCAGCACAGGTATTGATAAACCAGCCACAGGCAATGATGCCTCTACCATCATCAAGGATGTGGGTGATGACACCATCACCTTACCAACTTCAGCCCTATACATCATCAACGCTGACGACCCAAATCAACCACTGGTTCAAACCGATGCCGCCTTCACCGATTACAAACAGTGGCTTGGTTCTGATTATATGCTAAAAGCACTACAATCAGACCCAAACCATATCCACAAACGCCTCTCTGATGGCTATGGCGAGCAACAGCGCATCAAAGATCAGTATTATCTACTGACAGGCAGACACATCAACACCGATTACCGCAGTAACGAAGAAGCCTTTAAACAGTTGATGGATAATGGCATCACTCATGCCAAACAGTTCGGCTACACACTTGGCACGGCACTCACGCCCGAGCAGATGGCAAATCTTACCACAGACATCGTCTGGTTGGTCAAACAGTCCATTACCTACACCATCAAAGACAAAGATGGCAATACCATCACCAAAACAGAAGAAGTGTTGGTGCCTAAGCTGTATCTGCGTTCTGCCAACATCGCCACAGGTGCGCTTACCCCTGATGGTAGATACAGTGCTGTCTCTGCCAGAAGCGTCAACATGCAGCTGACTGGCAACTTGGATAACAATGGTAATGTCATTGCCAAAGACACCATGAGCATCAAAGCAAATAATGTCAATAATACAGGCACCATTTATGGTAACTTTGTCGCTGTCACAGCAGATAACACCATTGCCAATCATGGCACCATGTATGCAAACAGTGCCATGAGTCTAGATGCAGGCAACCAAATCATCAACCAAAGTCTAACCACCACCCAAACAAACACACAAGGACAAAGTCACTCATCCAACACCGCCACCACACGCATCGCCACCATCAGTGTTGGTGAGGGCTTAAAAGACAAAACTGATGAAAACGGCGAACCATTAACCACCCTAAGTCTGCGTGGCAATCAGATCATCTATCAAGGTGCCACATCAGACAACGCAGGCGGCAATACCCAAATGACCGCCAAAAACGGCATTGACATCGGCACTGTTACCGTAAGCAATCACATCAGTGCGGTGGCAGATGACAATAATTACTTTAAGTACAGTCAAACTACCGATGTGGGTTCAAATATCACAAGTGCTGGTAACACCATCATCAGAACCACAGGTGAGTATGCAGACATTAACATCCAAGGCTCAAGCGTACAGTCGGAAGGTGTGACTGCTGTTAAGGCGACCGGTGATGTACGCATGGGTGAAGGTCGGCAAACACAGAGTGTAGAGAGTGAAAGTTTACACACCAATCGCCGCTTAACGGGCAGTAAAACCGAGCGGTCTAGCTTTGAGCAGCACAGCAGCACCAGCATAAAAAATCAGGTGGGCGGCAATCAAGTAGTCATCAGCGGTGTCAATACTACTTTGATGGCAACTGAAGTATTAGCGGATGGCGATATTCTTGTTAAAGCCGACAAACAGCTTAGCATTGGCTCTACCGCAGACAGTCTAAGTAGCCACAGTAGCGAGCAAACCACCAAAAAAGGCATATTTACCACCGCACCCGCCTCAGTGACCCTAGGCAAACAGCACACTCGTCAAGAAAACAGCCATGAGCAAGTCACCTACACAGGCTCATTGGTGGGTACAACAGGGGGTAACATCCGCCTTGAAGCAGGTGACGGGGTGGATGTCATTAACAGCGACATCATCGCTCAAAAAGATGAGACAGATGCCAATACAGGCAATATCTTATTTAAAGCACAAGCTGTCAATATCACAAGCCAAAACATCCAATCCAGCAATGAATCACACTTCTTACAAAAAACCACAGGGGTGACTGCCGGTGTTTCAAGCAGTGTTGTGAGTGATGTACAAAGCATTGAAAGCTTAAAAGACGCTGCCCAAGACACCGACTCTCGCCGTGCTAAGCTCATGGGGACTTTAGCAGCTGCATCTAAAATACGCACCCTTAATCAAAACTTGCAAGACGGCAAACTAGGCTCTGTCAGAGCCCAAGCTACCATCGGCAGTCAAAGCACCAAAAGCGACAGCCACAGCCATCAAGAGACCAATGACGCTGCCAACATTCATGCAGATGGCAATCTCATCTTTGATGTGTCAGGCAAAGGCGCTGACAGCACACTCACCATCACAGGTTCAAACATCACAGCTCAAGAAAACCTATACAACCGTGTTGAGGGCGATGTCATCTATCAAGCCTCAACCCAGACCAGCACCCAAGACAGCCAAAACAGCAGTAAAGGATGGGGAGCAGGTGTCTATGCCTCTGCCAATCTTGGCACCGATGGACTAAGCTCAAACTCCGCTGGCTTTACCGCTAATGCCAATAGAGCAAAAGGCAGTAGCCAAGAGATTGCCACAACCCACACCAATACCCAAGTCACTGTTGGCGGTACAACCGTCAATGACATTGGTGGCAGTCTTATCCTAGATGGTGCCAATCTTGATACCACATATCTAACAGGCACAGTAGGCGGTGATCTGATCGTCAAAAGCCGTCAAGACAGCTACCAATACACCCATGACCAAAAACAAATGGGCGGCAGTCTTGATGTCAGCTTCCAAGGCGTACCACAATCTGCCAGTATCAATGGCGGTAAAACAGACATAGACGCAAGCTATAAACAAGTCACCCACCAATCAGGCATCAAAACCAAAGAGTCCACCCTGTCTGTACAAGGGATGGGTAAATTCACAGGCGGCTATCTCATCACCGATGCAGGTAAAAACCAAACCCAGTTTGCCCAAGGTATCCAAACCCAAGACATTGAAAATCACCTAAGCTATGAAGGTGATGCCATCAGTGTCGGCATTGGTATCGGTGCAGACACCAGCAGTCCAGATGGCAAAGCAAAACCTGCCCTACAAGGCTTAGGCTATGGTACAATAGACCCAGTTAATAAAACTAGCACCACCCACTCTGCCATCACAGATCAGGCAGGGCTCTCCCACATCAACACGGAGAACTTCAACCGACAAGAAGTGCAAGATGAGCTAAATCAAATCATTACCAATGACTTTGATAAGGAGCAGGCGGCCAAAGAGTTAAATGCTCAGACAGTCATTACCACAGAGTTTGGGAGGGAAATACCTAAACAAATCGGCGATTATGCCCAAGACAAAGAGCTTGAACTACTGGCACAAGGCAATATTGAAGAAGCCAAAAAATGGGCAGAGGGTGGGATTTACCGTGTGGCATTGCATACTGCTGCAGGGCTGCTGGCAACTGGGACGATAGAGGGTACGCTTAGCACAGGAGCAGTAGCAAGTATTGCCCCCACATTTAACAAGCTACAAGCCAAACTGACAGAAAAACTCACTGAACAAGGTTTGGATGAAGACACTGCTAAAAATATCAGCAACTCTGCACTAACCCTTCTCATCATGGGAGTGGGTGCAAGCACAGGGCTTGATACCAGTAGCACAGCTTATGCGGTGAATACGGATGTGAATAATAGGCAGTTGCATCCAACTGAAAAGGAGTTGGCAAAATCTCTCTTTGAAAAAGCCAAACGAGAAGGATTAAAAACCGCTGATGGTGAGGAATATACATTGGAGCAATTTGAAGATGCTTTAAGGTTGGCAAATCATAGGGGTTATGGTGAAACTTATATGAGCAATATTCATGAAAGTTATTTTCAGTCTGGCAGGGGGGCAGCAAAGGTTATAATTTCTGCTGACAATGAAGATTTATTGGAAGATTTTGATTTGAAGAATCCTTATCGCAAATGGAGCCTGTTAAACCAATCCACCAAAGATGGTGTTACCACTTTTAATCTTATACAAAATTTGGGTAGTCTACACAAACCTGATGAAAATTTAATACGCTTTATCAAAGTCAATGATATACAAAATGATTATAGCTGGACAGATGGCTGGGTTCAGCCTTATAGACCAACGGTAGTCAATACATATGTCCCAAATAAAATACAAGCACCAATTTATCCAGAATATGCTAAAGATGCAAATAATGCAATGGTGATGAATCCTGATAATCCTATGATAGTTTCCTGCGCCATTCATAATACTAGGTATTGCAGAGAGATGAATCAAAAAGGAATGGAAGGTCTATCAAACACTTCTCATTTTATGCCTGGTATCATGAGCATCCCATTAAGAATAGTGACGGAGCCATTGGCTATCGCAACGAAAATAGAAAACGAAGGTTTTGGTAAAACTGTGGTTGGTCTCGGTGTGTCTGCAGCAACCGAAAGAGTGGTAAGAACTCCACAAACTTCAGCCATTGTTGATCAGATTGGTACGAATGATGCGATTACTAATGCGATATATGATAGCTGTATATCTCAAAATGTTAGAGGGGAACAGAAACATGAGTGTAAATAA
- a CDS encoding ShlB/FhaC/HecB family hemolysin secretion/activation protein, which produces MTHTTYPSYRIPALPTRPALAVSLTLCCSAYANTSAEQITHQQILLNEQRQAVLNQSLITSPSVQVDVPAFDPVAKMDSVHTDNQDRHNDLPCFVINQIAYAPLDTAATGGVDLNQFAFALTPLTHGKRSVLGQCLNINDIHRITRDVQNRLIERGFATTRVFIGDQNLSDGQLVLTVVPGVIGQIKADTLNSPKPIYTVYTNPTGLPANFKTALPFKAYDVLNIRQLETALENLKRVPSSDADFAIMPSETGKVGASDVLIKYAASRKVRGSLSLDDSGSKTTGKYQGSATLSFDNPTWHNDLLYLTYSRDLGNRINKDEYTNKTDKGGSKNYGLGYVLPIKNTVFNANASHYTYHQTVAGVNQDYIYSGDSDNISLNASHLVHRDAKSKTWLNAGGFTKSQKSYIDDTQIDVQRRKISGWTAGIRHETRLGQSQLNTDVSIQRGTGAFNALTPPESLFNEGTARTPIYKLNLNFATPIKMGDNYQAGYQANLKAQYTQEALVPSERMSIGGRYSVRGFDGERTLSGDIGATLRQDVSFPIKQSNHSLYLALDAGSIAMQNKEQDNLLLGHTLVGGAIGIKGQIKPLRLNYDFFAGHPIRQPKYFGDKDWVSGVSLGMSF; this is translated from the coding sequence ATGACCCATACCACCTACCCATCTTACCGTATACCAGCCCTGCCAACACGACCGGCATTGGCTGTCTCTTTGACTTTGTGCTGTTCAGCTTATGCCAATACTTCTGCTGAACAGATTACCCATCAACAAATCTTGCTTAATGAACAAAGACAGGCGGTGCTTAATCAATCATTGATAACTAGCCCTAGCGTACAAGTTGATGTGCCTGCCTTTGACCCTGTTGCCAAGATGGACTCTGTTCACACTGACAATCAAGACAGACACAATGATTTGCCTTGCTTTGTTATCAATCAAATCGCTTATGCACCGCTTGATACTGCTGCTACTGGTGGCGTGGATTTGAATCAATTCGCCTTTGCTCTTACGCCCTTAACCCATGGCAAGCGTAGTGTACTGGGTCAATGCCTAAATATCAATGACATTCATCGCATAACTCGTGATGTACAAAACCGCTTGATTGAGCGTGGCTTTGCCACCACCAGAGTCTTTATCGGTGATCAAAACTTATCTGACGGTCAGCTTGTCTTGACTGTCGTGCCAGGTGTTATTGGACAGATTAAGGCAGATACTCTAAATAGTCCCAAACCTATTTATACAGTTTATACAAACCCCACAGGACTGCCTGCCAATTTTAAGACTGCTTTGCCTTTTAAAGCTTACGATGTACTAAACATCAGACAGCTTGAAACCGCCCTTGAAAACCTCAAACGAGTGCCAAGCTCTGATGCTGATTTTGCCATCATGCCAAGTGAGACTGGTAAGGTGGGAGCAAGTGATGTACTCATCAAATACGCTGCATCCAGAAAAGTGCGAGGCAGTCTTAGCCTTGATGATTCAGGGTCAAAAACCACAGGCAAATATCAAGGCAGTGCTACCCTAAGCTTTGATAATCCCACTTGGCATAATGACTTACTCTACTTAACCTACAGCCGTGATTTGGGCAATCGCATCAATAAAGACGAATATACCAATAAGACTGATAAAGGCGGCAGTAAAAACTATGGACTAGGCTATGTCCTACCCATTAAAAACACCGTCTTTAATGCCAATGCAAGTCATTACACCTATCATCAAACCGTGGCAGGGGTGAATCAAGATTATATATACAGCGGTGATTCTGATAACATCAGTCTAAATGCCAGTCACTTGGTACATCGAGATGCCAAGAGCAAAACATGGCTCAATGCAGGTGGTTTCACCAAATCACAAAAAAGCTATATTGACGACACCCAAATCGATGTACAGCGTCGCAAAATCTCAGGCTGGACGGCAGGCATTCGCCATGAGACACGCCTAGGACAAAGTCAGCTAAATACAGATGTCAGCATACAACGAGGTACAGGGGCATTTAATGCCTTGACACCACCTGAGAGTCTGTTTAACGAAGGCACGGCACGCACACCGATTTATAAGCTCAATCTAAACTTTGCCACGCCCATCAAAATGGGTGATAACTACCAAGCAGGTTATCAGGCAAATCTAAAAGCCCAATACACCCAGGAAGCCTTAGTCCCCAGTGAGCGAATGAGCATTGGTGGACGATATAGCGTGCGTGGCTTTGATGGTGAGCGGACACTGTCAGGCGACATCGGAGCAACCCTTCGCCAAGATGTCAGCTTTCCCATCAAACAATCCAATCATAGCCTATATCTGGCTCTAGATGCTGGCAGTATCGCCATGCAAAACAAAGAACAAGACAACCTACTGCTTGGGCATACTCTGGTCGGTGGGGCAATCGGCATCAAAGGACAAATCAAGCCACTACGCCTAAACTACGACTTCTTTGCAGGACATCCTATCAGACAGCCTAAGTATTTTGGTGATAAAGATTGGGTCAGTGGTGTAAGCTTGGGGATGAGTTTTTAA